The window NNNNNNNNNNNNNNNNNNNNNNNNNNNNNNNNNNNNNNNNNNNNNNNNNNNNNNNNNNNNNNNNNNNNNNNNNNNNNNNNNNNNNNNNNNNNNNNNNNNNNNNNNNNNNNNNNNNNNNNNNNNNNNNNNNNNNNNNNNNNNNNNNNNNNNNNNNNNNNNNNNNNNNNNNNNNNNNNNNNNNNNNNNNNNNNNNNNNNNNNNNNNNNNNNNNNNNNNNNNNNNNNNNNNNNNNNNNNNNNNNNNNNNNNNNNNNNNNNNNNNNNNNNNNNNNNNNNNNNNNNNNNNNNNNNNNNNNNNNNNNNNNNNNNNNNNNNNNNNNNNNNNNNNNNNNNNNNNNNNNNNNNNNNNNNNNNNNNNNNNNNNNNNNNNNNNNNNNNNNNNNNNNNNNNNNNNNNNNNNNNNNNNNNNNNNNNNNNNNNNNNNNNNNNNNNNNNNNNNNNNNNNNNNNNNNNNNNNNNNNNNNNNNNNNNNNNNNNNNNNNNNNNNNNNNNNNNNNNNNNNNNNNNNNNNNNNNNNNNNNNNNNNNNNNNNNNNNNNNNNNNNNNNNNNNNNNNNNNNNNNNNNNNNNNNNNNNNNNNNNNNNNNNNNNNNNNNNNNNNNNNNNNNNNNNNNNNNNNNNNNNNNNNNNNNNNNNNNNNNNNNNNNNNNNNNNNNNNNNNNNNNNNNNNNNNNNNNNNNNNNNNNNNNNNNNNNNNNNNNNNNNNNNNNNNNNNNNNNNNNNNNNNNNNNNNNNNNNNNNNNNNNNNNNNNNNNNNNNNNNNNNNNNNNNNNNNNNNNNNNNNNNNNNNNNNNNNNNNNNNNNNNNNNNNNNNNNNNNNNNNNNNNNNNNNNNNNNNNNNNNNNNNNNNNNNNNNNNNNNNNNNNNNNNNNNNNNNNNNNNNNNNNNNNNNNNNNNNNNNNNNNNNNNNNNNNNNNNNNNNNNNNNNNNNNNNNNNNNNNNNNNNNNNNNNNNNNNNNNNNNNNNNNNNNNNNNNNNNNNNNNNNNNNNNNNNNNNNNNNNNNNNNNNNNNNNNNNNNNNNNNNNNNNNNNNNNNNNNNNNNNNNNNNNNNNNNNNNNNNNNNNNNNNNNNNNNNNNNNNNNNNNNNNNNNNNNNNNNNNNNNNNNNNNNNNNNNNNNNNNNNNNNNNNNNNNNNNNNNNNNNNNNNNNNNNNNNNNNNNNNNNNNNNNNNNNNNNNNNNNNNNNNNNNNNNNNNNNNNNNNNNNNNNNNNNNNNNNNNNNNNNNNNNNNNNNNNNNNNNNNNNNNNNNNNNNNNNNNNNNNNNNNNNNNNNNNNNNNNNNNNNNNNNNNNNNNNNNNNNNNNNNNNNNNNNNNNNNNNNNNNNNNNNNNNNNNNNNNNNNNNNNNNNNNNNNNNNNNNNNNNNNNNNNNNNNNNNNNNNNNNNNNNNNNNNNNNNNNNNNNNNNNNNNNNNNNNNNNNNNNNNNNNNNNNNNNNNNNNNNNNNNNNNNNNNNNNNNNNNNNNNNNNNNNNNNNNNNNNNNNNNNNNNNNNNNNNNNNNNNNNNNNNNNNNNNNNNNNNNNNNNNNNNNNNNNNNNNNNNNNNNNNNNNNNNNNNNNNNNNNNNNNNNNNNNNNNNNNNNNNNNNNNNNNNNNNNNNNNNNNNNNNNNNNNNNNNNNNNNNNNNNNNNNNNNNNNNNNNNNNNNNNNNNNNNNNNNNNNNNNNNNNNNNNNNNNNNNNNNNNNNNNNNNNNNNNNNNNNNNNNNNNNNNNNNNNNNNNNNNNNNNNNNNNNNNNNNNNNNNNNNNNNNNNNNNNNNNNNNNNNNNNNNNNNNNNNNNNNNNNNNNNNNNNNNNNNNNNNNNNNNNNNNNNNNNNNNNNNNNNNNNNNNNNNNNNNNNNNNNNNNNNNNNNNNNNNNNNNNNNNNNNNNNNNNNNNNNNNNNNNNNNNNNNNNNNNNNNNNNNNNNNNNNNNNNNNNNNNNNNNNNNNNNNNNNNNNNNNNNNNNNNNNNNNNNNNNNNNNNNNNNNNNNNNNNNNNNNNNNNNNNNNNNNNNNNNNNNNNNNNNNNNNNNNNNNNNNNNNNNNNNNNNNNNNNNNNNNNNNNNNNNNNNNNNNNNNNNNNNNNNNNNNNNNNNNNNNNNNNNNNNNNNNNNNNNNNNNNNNNNNNNNNNNNNNNNNNNNNNNNNNNNNNNNNNNNNNNNNNNNNNNNNNNNNNNNNNNNNNNNNNNNNNNNNNNNNNNNNNNNNNNNNNNNNNNNNNNNNNNNNNNNNNNNNNNNNNNNNNNNNNNNNNNNNNNNNNNNNNNNNNNNNNNNNNNNNNNNNNNNNNNNNNNNNNNNNNNNNNNNNNNNNNNNNNNNNNNNNNNNNNNNNNNNNNNNNNNNNNNNNNNNNNNNNNNNNNNNNNNNNNNNNNNNNNNNNNNNNNNNNNNNNNNNNNNNNNNNNNNNNNNNNNNNNNNNNNNNNNNNNNNNNNNNNNNNNNNNNNNNNNNNNNNNNNNNNNNNNNNNNNNNNNNNNNNNNNNNNNNNNNNNNNNNNNNNNNNNNNNNNNNNNNNNNNNNNNNNNNNNNNNNNNNNNNNNNNNNNNNNNNNNNNNNNNNNNNNNNNNNNNNNNNNNNNNNNNNNNNNNNNNNNNNNNNNNNNNNNNNNNNNNNNNNNNNNNNNNNNNNNNNNNNNNNNNNNNNNNNNNNNNNNNNNNNNNNNNNNNNNNNNNNNNNNNNNNNNNNNNNNNNNNNNNNNNNNNNNNNNNNNNNNNNNNNNNNNNNNNNNNNNNNNNNNNNNNNNNNNNNNNNNNNNNNNNNNNNNNNNNNNNNNNNNNNNNNNNNNNNNNNNNNNNNNNNNNNNNNNNNNNNNNNNNNNNNNNNNNNNNNNNNNNNNNNNNNNNNNNNNNNNNNNNNNNNNNNNNNNNNNNNNNNNNNNNNNNNNNNNNNNNNNNNNNNNNNNNNNNNNNNNNNNNNNNNNNNNNNNNNNNNNNNNNNNNNNNNNNNNNNNNNNNNNNNNNNNNNNNNNNNNNNNNNNNNNNNNNNNNNNNNNNNNNNNNNNNNNNNNNNNNNNNNNNNNNNNNNNNNNNNNNNNNNNNNNNNNNNNNNNNNNNNNNNNNNNNNNNNNNNNNNNNNNNNNNNNNNNNNNNNNNNNNNNNNNNNNNNNNNNNNNNNNNNNNNNNNNNNNNNNNNNNNNNNNNNNNNNNNNNNNNNNNNNNNNNNNNNNNNNNNNNNNNNNNNNNNNNNNNNNNNNNNNNNNNNNNNNNNNNNNNNNNNNNNNNNNNNNNNNNNNNNNNNNNNNNNNNNNNNNNNNNNNNNNNNNNNNNNNNNNNNNNNNNNNNNNNNNNNNNNNNNNNNNNNNNNNNNNNNNNNNNNNNNNNNNNNNNNNNNNNNNNNNNNNNNNNNNNNNNNNNNNNNNNNNNNNNNNNNNNNNNNNNNNNNNNNNNNNNNNNNNNNNNNNNNNNNNNNNNNNNNNNNNNNNNNNNNNNNNNNNNNNNNNNNNNNNNNNNNNNNNNNNNNNNNNNNNNNNNNNNNNNNNNNNNNNNNNNNNNNNNNNNNNNNNNNNNNNNNNNNNNNNNNNNNNNNNNNNNNNNNNNNNNNNNNNNNNNNNNNNNNNNNNNNNNNNNNNNNNNNNNNNNNNNNNNNNNNNNNNNNNNNNNNNNNNNNNNNNNNNNNNNNNNNNNNNNNNNNNNNNNNNNNNNNNNNNNNNNNNNNNNNNNNNNNNNNNNNNNNNNNNNNNNNNNNNNNNNNNNNNNNNNNNNNNNNNNNNNNNNNNNNNNNNNNNNNNNNNNNNNNNNNNNNNNNNNNNNNNNNNNNNNNNNNNNNNNNNNNNNNNNNNNNNNNNNNNNNNNNNNNNNNNNNNNNNNNNNNNNNNNNNNNNNNNNNNNNNNNNNNNNNNNNNNNNNNNNNNNNNNNNNNNNNNNNNNNNNNNNNNNNNNNNNNNNNNNNNNNNNNNNNNNNNNNNNNNNNNNNNNNNNNNNNNNNNNNNNNNNNNNNNNNNNNNNNNNNNNNNNNNNNNNNNNNNNNNNNNNNNNNNNNNNNNNNNNNNNNNNNNNNNNNNNNNNNNNNNNNNNNNNNNNNNNNNNNNNNNNNNNNNNNNNNNNNNNNNNNNNNNNNNNNNNNNNNNNNNNNNNNNNNNNNNNNNNNNNNNNNNNNNNNNNNNNNNNNNNNNNNNNNNNNNNNNNNNNNNNNNNNNNNNNNNNNNNNNNNNNNNNNNNNNNNNNNNNNNNNNNNNNNNNNNNNNNNNNNNNNNNNNNNNNNNNNNNNNNNNNNNNNNNNNNNNNNNNNNNNNNNNNNNNNNNNNNNNNNNNNNNNNNNNNNNNNNNNNNNNNNNNNNNNNNNNNNNNNNNNNNNNNNNNNNNNNNNNNNNNNNNNNNNNNNNNNNNNNNNNNNNNNNNNNNNNNNNNNNNNNNNNNNNNNNNNNNNNNNNNNNNNNNNNNNNNNNNNNNNNNNNNNNNNNNNNNNNNNNNNNNNNNNNNNNNNNNNNNNNNNNNNNNNNNNNNNNNNNNNNNNNNNNNNNNNNNNNNNNNNNNNNNNNNNNNNNNNNNNNNNNNNNNNNNNNNNNNNNNNNNNNNNNNNNNNNNNNNNNNNNNNNNNNNNNNNNNNNNNNNNNNNNNNNNNNNNNNNNNNNNNNNNNNNNNNNNNNNNNNNNNNNNNNNNNNNNNNNNNNNNNNNNNNNNNNNNNNNNNNNNNNNNNNNNNNNNNNNNNNNNNNNNNNNNNNNNNNNNNNNNNNNNNNNNNNNNNNNNNNNNNNNNNNNNNNNNNNNNNNNNNNNNNNNNNNNNNNNNNNNNNNNNNNNNNNNNNNNNNNNNNNNNNNNNNNNNNNNNNNNNNNNNNNNNNNNNNNNNNNNNNNNNNNNNNNNNNNNNNNNNNNNNNNNNNNNNNNNNNNNNNNNNNNNNNNNNNNNNNNNNNNNNNNNNNNNNNNNNNNNNNNNNNNNNNNNNNNNNNNNNNNNNNNNNNNNNNNNNNNNNNNNNNNNNNNNNNNNNNNNNNNNNNNNNNNNNNNNNNNNNNNNNNNNNNNNNNNNNNNNNNNNNNNNNNNNNNNNNNNNNNNNNNNNNNNNNNNNNNNNNNNNNNNNNNNNNNNNNNNNNNNNNNNNNNNNNNNNNNNNNNNNNNNNNNNNNNNNNNNNNNNNNNNNNNNNNNNNNNNNNNNNNNNNNNNNNNNNNNNNNNNNNNNNNNNNNNNNNNNNNNNNNNNNNNNNNNNNNNNNNNNNNNNNNNNNNNNNNNNNNNNNNNNNNNNNNNNNNNNNNNNNNNNNNNNNNNNNNNNNNNNNNNNNNNNGAGGAACAAGATGAGATGATGAGGAATTTGGCACGTCGTGAAACTGAGTATATGAGGCTTCAGAGACGTAAAATTGGGATTGACGATTTTGAGCTTTTGACCGTTATTGGCAAAGGTGCCTTTGGTGAGGTAACAAACAACCctcacattttatttttccatatcGAGCTTAGTTCAAACAGAGATCTAtgcgtttttttcttctagaaaTTGATTGTTATGGAATATGTCTGAGTTTCATCCCTggaatgtttttattttcaggtTAGATTATGCCGTTTGAGATCTACATCTGAGGTCTATGCCatgaagaaattgaaaaaaactgAGATGCTTAGCCGTGGACAGGTACAAAGACTCCCTTGTTTCTGTTATTTAAGTAAAACGTGGAATTGTAAGATGTTTGAAAATAGCAGTAGTAGTAAGTGTAAGATTGATGCATGACAGGAGCTGAGAAAAACTTCCGACCTTTTCCTTATATCATTAGACTGGCTTCATCGCTAGGTGCTTCAGTTTCGCAAATTTTGTGCTTGCGCAGAAATAAATGAGTTTCCTTAActgttttgttctctctctaGGTTGAGCATGTCAGGTCCGAGAGGAACTTACTTGCAGAGGTTGACAGCCGTTACATTGTAAAGCTTTTTTACTCTTTTCAAGATTCTGAATGTTTGTATCTTATCATGGAGTATTTACCTGGGGGTGACATCATGACTTTACTCATGAGAGAAGACATTCTTTCTGAAGATGTTGCTCGTTTTTATATTGCGGAGAGCATTCTTGCTAtccattctatccatcaacacAACTATGTTCACaggtataacaatatatttctaaattcatTTTTGTATGCCGAGTGAGTAAGGGTGTTGTAGAGAATTCTAGGCACTGTAAAAAGTCCATGTTTACTATTTGTTCCCtagaaacagaaaaatatatatattctctggTTCTTGATTTGAGTTTGCTTTTTTCTTCCCTGTAGGGACATCAAACCTGATAATTTGATACTAGACAAAAGTGGCCATTTGAAGCTTTCAGATTTTGGCTTATGTAAGCCACTAGATGATAAGTATTCTTCGCTGCTATTAGAAGACGAAGAAATGTTGTCTCAGGATTCAGAGGGCCAGTCAGGAAAATCAGAAGCTGACAAAGCACCCTGGCAAATGCCTAAAGAGCAGTTACTGCAGTGGAAGCGCAATCGCCGTGCATTGGTATTTTTTGCTGCTACTCTAATTGAATTACATGTGTTACCCTTTTTGCTAGACTACAAAGATCCGTTACAACTTCCAATATATCTTGGGTAATCaattttgtttggtgtttatCTTTCATATTTACAGGCTTATTCGACCGTTGGAACTCTTGATTACATGGCTCCAGAAGTATTGCTAAAGAAAGGATATGGAATGGAATGTGATTGGTGGTCTCTCGGCGCAATTTTGTATGAGATGTTAGTTGGGTATCCCCCATTTTGTTCTGATGATCCCCGTATAACATGCCGAAAGGTAGGTGTATAGAGCTGGTTAGTCATGCATTTTTATCTATAATAAGAATCGTTCACGCTTCCTTAAAAGACTTGTGCTTCTTATCTCAGATAATTAATTGGAGGGTATGCTTGAAATTCCCTGAAGAACCAAAAATATCAGATGAGGCTAGAGATTTGATTTGTCGCTTGCTATGTGATGTTGATTCAAGGTTGGGAACCAGAGGTGTCGAGGAGATAAGGGTGAGACTACTGAAAACGATACGTAAAAGTTAAGGTTCATTATTTTCTATTTCACCCTTGACatcattgtaattgattttgttcATGTTTCAGTCGCATCCCTGGTTCAAAGGCACCCCTTGGGACAAACTGTATGACATGGAGGCAGCTTATAAACCCATTGTCGATGGAGAACTAGACACACAAAATTTTGAGAAGTTCCCTGAAGTAAGTTAGATAGAATCTCAAAAAGCTTGTTATCATATGATTTGTATAGCTTGAGGCAGTTGTTGAAACCGACTAGCTGGTGAAcccaaaacttgttttaaacCTTGGGTTTTCATTGCTAAAATGAGAAGTCAAAGCGTCCAATATCCTCATAAAGTTCTGGATATCTTGTAGGTTGAAGGGTCGCCATCCGAAGCACCACAAGTTGGTCCTTGGAGAAAGGTGACGCACTCTACTTTAATCCTTTAATATAGTCTTAACTGCACATTGACATATGCGGAAATGTCTCAGGACATAATAGAGCTTGCAAATTTTGTTTCGTTATGATTGAGAGTATCAACGAGTTTAGATAGTATGCCATCAACTGAAAAAATTTGGTGCTACCTTTTGGATTGGTTGAGCAGATGTTGACGTCCAAGGACACCAACTTCATAGGATTTACATTTAAGAAGTCAGACATCACAAGATCAATGGAAAATTCAGGTAGTCTTCATATCTCTTTCCTCTACTGCTCATAACTTGCTCGTAAGCTAAACTGTGTTCTAGCGAAATTAAGCCCAATAGTTGGATATAGATCTAATTTCCAGCTGTGACATTGAAACGTAGGTGCGGACATGAAATCAAATGGATCAGGGGAAGCCCCGTCGTTGATATCATTGTTAGGTAAGTAATCAAATTGTAAATCCAGCAAAATGAGTGGTCATATGTGTGGTTGTAGGGGGAAAGATTGACATGTGAatgtataattattaatataccAGGTCGGATCAAtatggaagaaggtgaaggtGGTGAGTTAAACCACAAGACATagagaaaatacaaatattattgatttttttatccGATTGCAGTTGTTTTGATGATTTGGCAGAGGCGATAGAGAGGGGATGGTTAGTTTTTAAACCACATATGACTGACTTGACTTATGATGGTTCATAAAACTcctatttcctttttcttttttttgtaacatatttgtttttttttttctttctataaaagAAACTGTAAAGCATGGAAGAATAATTTCTGGAACTACCCACAAGTTATCAATACATCAAAATGAAGATCGCTTTTCTGCCATGATTTTCTCATTTATAATCTTCAATGGTATGTGGTTGATCCAAACTCCAAAGCAAAATAATTAGCGAAAATAAATCAATAGTTAGTAAAGCCGAAGATTAATGGGCCTTTAGGTTTTATTACAATGAATTGGGCCCGTATCATTAACGTCACTGCTTTGTGTTGGAAGTACCGTTTATAACCTCGCAATTGTTTGAGATTTACGACTGTACCATCTTCTAGATATCGTCAATCGAATCGAACAGGCACAAATCAACGACACAACTAAATTCAATTCCCTCGTTAGCTCCTCTTCCAATTCGAAACCCTAATAACAAAAGCCCTAACCTACGAAATTCGCCGAATCCtttgacgaaaatggagtttgACGAATACGAGTATCTGGAGAAGACGGTTGAGAAAGGAGATGTGTCGGATAGGAAGATAGAAGAGAGTGGGAACGATAAGAGCGAGAGGAGCTACAGAAAACGAGAAGGAGGAGACGAGGAAGACGGTGATAAAGAGCGAGGTAGCAGTCGGAGTAAGAAGTCTCGTGGAGACGGGGAAGAGAACGGTAAGAGGGATCGTGGGGAGAAAGAGAGGCATAGGAGCAGCAGAGACAAGGGGAGAGAGAGGGATAAGGTTAGAGAAGGATCGAGAGATAAAGAGAGCGACCGTGAGAGGAGTAGCAAGGAGAGAGATAGGAGTGATAGGGACAAAACCCGAGaccgagagagaagagaaagggaGAAGGATAGAGAGAGGAGGGAGAGAAGGAGCAGTAGCAGATCTCGGagggaggaagtagtggaaagAGGAAGcaggtttgtttgattattatgttccttgttttgctttttttgtgtgtgtgtaggaAATATGTAAAAGCTCCAGTGAGCTGCTTTATAGTCGTTTACGAActgtttaaatttgatttcaCGATTGCAGGAGACACAAGGACAAGAAAGATGAGCCTGAAGCAGATCCTGAGAGAGATCAAAGAACTGTTTTCGCATACCAGGTATGTTGTTGAACATTTTGGGTTTGATCTGAGGGAAGGGGGAAATTATCGACACTGTTAAGTTAACTGATTACGCTAATTTTGTCTGGCTGGTTTTCTAATGAACGAACAGATGCCTCTTAAAGCTACTGAGAGAGATGTTTATGAGTTCTTCTCCAAAGCGGGCAAGGTTAGTTACTTTGTTCCTTTCTACTTTCTAGtttgttaagtttttctttCTGGTTGTAGTTGTTTAGGCCGTAGAAAGGTATTAACATTGATCCATGACTGTCAATTATCAATTGAAGGGTTATAAATGTGTACCTGTTTAAGTGATTGCTGTTTCAGTGTCCTTGACCATGGTTGGGATCTGTAGTTCTTGTCTCTAACAGTAGTATATTAAATGGCTAGTTTGCTTCATTGACTTCTAATGTTGGCTTGGATAAAAACGCTTATTGGTCTTTAGTACTGTTCCTCAGTGTTTAATAGGTTGTGTTATCTAGATGGTAAGATCCCTCTCACTTACTGCGGAGAGCTGATTTTATCGAATTTCTGTTATATTTGCTCTTTGGTTTTGTGCTATCTCGTCTCTTGGGTTCCGTTTTGTCTCTGTTCTTATTGCTATCTGTTCCTTATTATTTCAGGTGAGGGATGTGCGATTGATCATGGACAGAAATTCAAGACGATCAAAAGGAGTCGGGTATGAAtttctttcagtttcttttagCTTAG is drawn from Camelina sativa cultivar DH55 chromosome 8, Cs, whole genome shotgun sequence and contains these coding sequences:
- the LOC104708125 gene encoding serine/threonine-protein kinase tricorner-like, translating into MDGADGTVRVKPGRGFETETDVAVSSPVTRQKAAAAKQFIENHYKNYLQGLHERMERRREFQRKVQEAQLPVEEQDEMMRNLARRETEYMRLQRRKIGIDDFELLTVIGKGAFGEVRLCRLRSTSEVYAMKKLKKTEMLSRGQVEHVRSERNLLAEVDSRYIVKLFYSFQDSECLYLIMEYLPGGDIMTLLMREDILSEDVARFYIAESILAIHSIHQHNYVHRDIKPDNLILDKSGHLKLSDFGLCKPLDDKYSSLLLEDEEMLSQDSEGQSGKSEADKAPWQMPKEQLLQWKRNRRALAYSTVGTLDYMAPEVLLKKGYGMECDWWSLGAILYEMLVGYPPFCSDDPRITCRKIINWRVCLKFPEEPKISDEARDLICRLLCDVDSRLGTRGVEEIRSHPWFKGTPWDKLYDMEAAYKPIVDGELDTQNFEKFPEVEGSPSEAPQVGPWRKMLTSKDTNFIGFTFKKSDITRSMENSGADMKSNGSGEAPSLISLLGRINMEEGEGGELNHKT